The following are encoded in a window of Megalopta genalis isolate 19385.01 chromosome 6, iyMegGena1_principal, whole genome shotgun sequence genomic DNA:
- the LOC117222242 gene encoding uncharacterized protein LOC117222242 isoform X1 — MGEDMWRLWFTKLLLLAALLLAAAPGSLSEDAESLADIGVPRLERDLQDDYPDNHRPGDFDSKRVEWSDEVAPRAAGPTEDNDDYLEEAPRKRVRIRVPVVRKHGRQHKLTVVRRRPLSPRTQDPPLATASHTPRRIVVTRVRTLGLANSIHTDEPESFRPEPGRHKVTITRRRKIEPTSVLPTTTADKRPRITKKRLIGVRPVQPTPSFAIITTGFFTAPTSEYEDYSEEIEDETEESKLEVSTTFTPELQEPPNVIDNKPDAETSAGAEETVSRVLEESSVNDPVIITDNFFFPPGEDEYMYEDEYQVITTTESGDEPSSEDISTTVESPINDENVVSSNDDVTASETPAKEIVTTVEPKEDSEETATEMVSKEDETSEEVSTTEKPIEGPSTLPEEETVTTPSDNIEPTLQEDDSFTIDRPDIKEEGKEQTTEKVMETTEFINETTVISVPEDQPETSTHAEEDIETVTDVPESTEQPVLSAEPIESQTESEPKDYSSEEGSEHNVAPAQSTESLLKEDVESRDASIEPTVQPEPKKTALDEEGKGVQKPTAETTTKSPSKEEAPTVQPIPPVTEPAPPSPVASMDTTSSSSVTSLDTSSSSPITSLDTTSSSSVTSLDTSSLSVTSLDTSSSSATPLDTSSSTDIAPSFASVLPLETYQSPSPNTPSPRYLDDSEIPSVIPLGDDYTPSSDAEMTSESFEATPSLDVTEVTTSISSPTPEDIEAGLADDLYLSLSRPDFPQILPSKPTTVDHHQTKPPPDLEPSTSVFYTETVVTSTRLRTYTYVVTQQNGLETKVTSSTTVRPRVTTLTLTVPVTVTVTPTVESSANAVSSVYSPVPAAGEHEVKDEEGRRFNLATRVMSNGVEVIVAGPTPALRWENSMPQPTLTLSDAVVMMLPQDKPNEFVTKTCTTTFTYLTTITKDGTTTVSTEQQVVANTATEERHRKPGSETAAVTLEASPTLRTEIFKTTYTYLTLNTDHPNVNDALESSSKVITNTVTAPQHYLDMILEPSEAPRPETNTYLSTRVLEKTFMEDERTRIETTSDTVTQLIITESAPPPRPTSVTTTLTALDHTEESMTDVMKTYYITYTYYNTFLEKGSTVVRTNVATSTDVVLEKVPVKKTTKTALVNPTPEPIQIFATKTYLTTFTYFTTLLQAGADGETSTTVSSRSHIVENVVTESIAPSLLDAGYMNALLTTAHHSDPVKNVVTGSTIIFFDEEDQIDPTTTNFPESTATVDNQKDETFAASLLATESSPVASESNLKPVVQNNQENNVTTPASGENGPNKRPANQNASDLQVSNLLSLGSLGINALGPVITAMAGLLQGKSTMTRRNDTVPQAESLEVTTQRSPIYIPVAEFADGDIETAESQNIGTHLANLNHNYIAETRHKVASSLADGIPISPGEVITANSDVIIGKPGKMAPRPPQTYLGDEGHIGMKPPPLPVPNIPVHPVLEVVENDRDDSQSQETIQFHKGPQIQIYPAHQVYEEHLKIPVSIPVETNPVLIPKQPQKLHPVQSSPPKRLGSKQDALENDPLLKPPDRPNVEQYANPNSNLKEPEWSPEKSRRPWSAKDPAKFGVPHPQFDQKMDSAKPLLEKPWPTVSTEEQKRPLWAQQDPLIPGSSIVIQSSESKPTISEPIVHQVPHVIDRSTGQPLLVNIQPSQVANVVIPQGGTQALIFGDTSEPHISGQYFDDPSPYPESDIGLGFMGMQRVEDLQQYPNGKDPADYMVPPSPPLNFRPQEKPGSPNRPASIPLSQDRFKYERPQDKLETPVLRPSKLPTDVRLIRHSNTSNVLGGQGHIHTEILMHHRPETVNVRPQGGLYAPSHAHAPPRGQFPKVQKPGESGNPPRRIEVSTPSDNSHRYILLSKPDSGNEILLNSNWKDKKPTRILVNNRPRPRPPLWSTTNRPLDRPIYVERPNIRKPIFSGPQRPPPKTQNQGTYVLPHRPIINLQIHHEPPRISTARPSDDDEGATDRQPSFRPLQIDLQDRPPHFYQENKRPSTTPLKPQAEYNEEHLPTGAKEYHNPSNPKVKPDDPKSSVNGQKIDQTLPNSEMPSESWHKDTQVDKTLDSEIGASEYVKYHNQIKVIQELEKSKGEEGANIPRSNVTLHENSASGNIVIGKPVGLDQTQEQKEKPIWLSPGVPFGHKTEAAPGQVISYGPTYYNTRPNDMAIVQGKPFGVYNGHNDPSQYGPKRKEPRPDYDIVQGVHTTYYGNRKPNDNLHLEVQTSTARPYDRDDTIDLRPPAIIPHFGPEVDKPSRYPRPPTINKVETRPALYLRPETVTHPSEKKPGQVKQHVEVKPEPVESLTNSTLAHEVKANKSQSQLGGFVNLNRQGATKAPDQRLDESRPSGQESHSNKSDTIGTTFRNSSVSQRPDVHFQSNLEIAKPTFEKTRPKVTYPEYSPGTRIHPEYPHIITKPRPQVPGPITITTGNIKPDTRPNIKFSLPVEAIGQEVDSKTQTERPPSMLITVTNLNEKKKNDESLETAYQTNFAVAGVDKGDSIEHETRIRPVEPSTGDVLGIEGVHVPSRDMMPPPLRPPVLNQSNKNEEEDLKPPPIPSHDVVGLSPPPVDITTTSGPMEDRFPFAIANDSGLKPPPKYIPLKEASVAPLPSVSMIPPSPRPSVARPFIVELLSQDMVPPPPATQTTRPLEIATIRPAVAVSGSIQIATAVATSHIPVIHDIESKIPIIHGTVDLPVVVDVPEILRPAETRMTEHVSIYTVRPFDTKPVSRISIQPTPMVSTNQVIPTKLKPLQVDHIQPSRSSSSSRDVEPTKSYTFDIPRNPVKRPEHPVFLESSHENVLPSSRVEPTESLTPSTTASQKKDERSTMKKDESTKVATPQATEVKRKNETTINELPSVVTRVDSSITKVTSMLPDKHQGKIVPVIKMTKDIATSSTRKAVNGTTTTMQMKPKEVTRFQTSTVTRIETSVLGSPPTTRTLLITHTLTSTTVETVTETLLRPTSVISTITSTILQSIVTRIPSTYENVVDNDSIFVVMSDQKPPAPGAEEVNVEAEYGDISRDEQDPTGNEIHQVLAGGVLGAPVVSFQPVTNQCTPECRASRAEICAEVEGEMRCICRPGFARMFPDRPCKPTYTYTLRVGLDRIGHEPVNYEFKMNDTTSPTYKRLLGPTKDALDRTLMQSDLRDIYRGLKIAGFTPDPTKVEFHVQLSDNANETRLKEVLQKYLIGSNYSLGGTEVYASKNLEMIDAIDFDECITEEGGPHHDCSPNAACFNLRGSYQCSCREGWADLSENPAYPGRLCSQAPLGCPSCNNKGHCVTNTNGQEVCECFPWHSGQRCQVNLKVLLIALVTTGAILLGLLAVCVGMACFRHPSRKRQAGDRRAMIPGTGGDTSSEGSATDLAIPHHVPHVLPPPPQMIAPLPPTKRPARKITGKPRQPPRKATMVSASVPVNDEQRDRSLTVMIPRAKYRSAPQSPQNYKSGMSTFSTEEHKLLSYLDNGTHNTGNRKQSITSMKDCKEADVQVIRTPATPTGALVSAGFQVSATVTRIMDADSTLARSCGETTVETATKVLRTTDPGDLGSTLPRSCGETTIQAPTKLLRLDLGEAGSTLARSCGETTIQPPTKVADARRSSIKDNRDNRDTRDSASEGHTMAERDLGSTLRLPAQHPPLYNPDRASDRESNFDSL, encoded by the exons ATGCGGAATCGTTGGCAGATATTGGCGTGCCAAGGCTGGAAAGGGACCTGCAAG ATGATTACCCCGACAACCACCGTCCTGGTGACTTCGATAGTAAACGCGTTGAGTGGTCCGACGAGGTTGCCCCGAGAGCTGCGGGCCCGACCGAGGATAACGACGACTACCTCGAAGAGGCGCCGAGGAAACGGGTCAGAATTCGCGTGCCCGTCGTCAGGAAGCACGGTAGGCAGCACAAGCTGACCGTCGTCAGACGTAGACCCCTAAGCCCGAGGACCCAGGATCCTCCGTTGGCTACCGCGAGTCACACGCCTAGAAGGATCGTGGTCACTAGGGTGAGGACACTCGGTCTGGCTAACTCGATACACACGGACGAACCGGAGAGCTTCAGGCCCGAACCCGGACGACACAAGGTGACCATCACTAGACGTCGCAAGATCGAGCCGACGTCCGTTCTACCGACCACCACTGCCGATAAGAGACCCAGGATAACCAAGAAGAGACTGATCGGTGTTAGACCGGTGCAACCGACGCCGAGCTTTGCCATCATCACCACTGGATTCTTCACTGCTCCGACTTCCGAGTACGAGGATTACTCGGAAGAGATTGAGGACGAGACAGAGGAGTCTAAACTAGAAGTCAGCACCACTTTTACGCCTGAACTGCAGGAACCTCCTAACGTTATCGACAACAAGCCTGACGCGGAGACATCCGCTGGCGCTGAGGAAACTGTGTCGAGAGTGCTGGAAGAGTCCAGTGTGAACGACCCTGTTATCATCACTGACAATTTCTTCTTCCCACCGGGCGAAGACGAGTACATGTACGAAGACGAGTACCAAGTGATTACGACAACCGAAAGCGGGGACGAACCGTCGAGCGAAGATATTTCAACGACGGTCGAATCGCCGATCAACGACGAAAACGTTGTGTCCAGCAACGATGATGTTACAGCTTCCGAGACACCTGCAAAGGAGATAGTCACAACTGTGGAACCTAAAGAGGACTCGGAGGAAACAGCAACTGAAATGGTCTCCAAAGAAGACGAGACATCCGAAGAGGTCTCGACAACCGAGAAACCGATTGAAGGACCAAGCACGCTGCCGGAGGAAGAAACCGTGACTACGCCATCGGATAATATCGAACCGACATTGCAAGAGGACGATTCTTTCACCATTGATCGTCCCGATATTAAAGAAGAAGGGAAAGAACAAACAACCGAGAAGGTGATGGAAACTACAGAGTTTATAAACGAAACTACAGTTATAAGCGTTCCCGAAGATCAGCCCGAAACGAGCACGCACGCCGAAGAGGATATCGAAACAGTCACCGATGTACCCGAAAGTACCGAGCAGCCTGTGTTATCCGCGGAGCCAATTGAATCGCAAACTGAATCGGAGCCGAAAGATTATTCTTCGGAAGAAGGCTCCGAGCACAATGTCGCTCCTGCGCAATCCACAGAGAGCTTGCTGAAAGAAGACGTAGAATCCCGCGATGCTTCGATAGAACCAACCGTTCAGCCAGAACCAAAGAAAACTGCGCTAGATGAGGAAGGAAAAGGTGTTCAGAAACCGACCGCAGAGACGACAACGAAGTCTCCGAGTAAAGAAGAAGCGCCGACAGTGCAACCGATTCCGCCGGTCACTGAACCCGCGCCGCCGTCACCGGTTGCTTCAATGGACACGACGTCGTCGTCATCGGTTACTTCATTGgacacgtcgtcgtcgtcaccgATTACTTCATTGGACACGACGTCGTCGTCATCGGTTACTTCATTGGACACGTCGTCGTTATCGGTTACTTCATTGGACACGTCGTCGTCATCGGCTACTCCGTTGGACACGTCGTCTTCGACCGATATTGCTCCCAGTTTCGCCAGTGTCTTGCCCCTCGAGACGTACCAGTCACCGTCTCCTAACACCCCGAGCCCTAGATACCTAGACGATTCCGAAATACCGAGCGTGATCCCTCTGGGAGACGATTACACTCCCTCGTCGGACGCGGAGATGACCTCGGAGAGCTTCGAGGCCACCCCGAGTCTCGATGTAACCGAGGTGACGACCTCCATCTCGTCACCGACTCCCGAGGACATCGAGGCGGGATTGGCCGACGACCTGTACCTGTCCCTGTCGAGACCGGACTTCCCCCAGATCTTACCCTCGAAACCGACCACCGTCGACCATCACCAGACGAAACCCCCACCCGACCTTGAACCGAGCACGAGCGTTTTCTATACGGAGACTGTAGTGACATCGACCAGATTAAGAACGTACACGTACGTGGTGACGCAACAGAACGGACTGGAGACAAAAGTAACGTCCTCGACGACCGTCAGACCGAGAGTGACGACCCTTACGTTGACGGTGCCCGTCACGGTGACTGTCACTCCTACTGTGGAGTCGTCAGCAAACGCTGTGTCGTCTGTGTATAGTCCAGTGCCTGCTGCTG GAGAGCACGAAGTGAAAGATGAAGAAGGTCGAAGGTTCAATCTGGCCACTCGTGTAATGTCGAATGGCGTCGAGGTGATCGTGGCGGGTCCAACACCGGCGTTGCGATGGGAGAATTCTATGCCGCAGCCCACGCTGACATTGTCTGACGCGGTCGTCATGATGCTTCCTCAAGATAAGCCGAATGAATTTGTCACGAAGACGTGTACTACAACATTCACATACCTCACTACGATCACCAAGGACGGTACAACTACCGTTTCGACGGAACAACAG GTCGTAGCGAATACTGCTACAGAGGAACGCCACAGGAAGCCCGGATCGGAAACAGCTGCAGTGACCTTAGAAGCATCGCCGACCTTGAGGACTGAAATCTTCAAAACAACGTACACATACCTAACTCTGAACACCGATCACCCGAACGTAAACGATGCGTTAGAGAGCAGCTCTAAAGTGATCACGAACACAGTGACCGCTCCGCAGCATTATTTAGACATGATTTTGGAGCCGTCGGAAGCACCTAGACCGGAAACGAACACGTACCTCAGTACGAGAGTGCTGGAAAAAACCTTTATGGAGGACGAACGGACGAGAATCGAAACCACTAGTGATACTGTTACACAG CTTATAATAACGGAATCCGCACCGCCGCCGCGTCCGACAAGCGTTACCACCACTCTGACAGCATTGGATCACACCGAGGAGAGCATGACTGATGTAATGAAGACTTATTATATTACCTATACGTATTACAATACGTTCCTGGAGAAAGGTAGCACAGTGGTGCGCACAAACGTGGCGACGTCCACCGACGTTGTCCTGGAGAAAGTACCCGTTAAGAAGACCACGAAGACAGCATTGGTGAACCCGACCCCTGAACCCATTCAAATCTTCGCGACAAAGACGTATCTGACGACCTTTACATACTTTACAACATTGCTGCAG GCTGGAGCAGATGGAGAAACATCCACCACAGTGTCGTCACGATCTCATATCGTGGAGAACGTCGTCACGGAATCGATAGCGCCTAGTTTACTGGATGCAGGATACATGAATGCTTTGCTGACAACAGCACATCACTCTGACCCAGTAAAGAACGTGGTAACCGGATCAACGATCATCTTTTTCGACGAGGAGGATCAGATCGATCCCACTACCACAAACTTCCCAGAATCTACCGCCACGGTTGACAATCAGAAAGACGAAACTTTTGCCGCGAGTTTGTTAGCAACAGAATCGTCTCCTGTCGCAAGCGAATCGAACCTGAAGCCCGTCGTACAGAACAATCAG GAAAACAACGTAACTACGCCAGCTTCCGGTGAAAACGGTCCGAACAAAAGACCAGCTAACCAGAACGCAAGCGATCTTCAAGTGAGCAATCTCCTGAGTCTGGGATCACTGGGGATCAACGCGTTGGGTCCAGTTATTACGGCGATGGCCGGTTTGTTGCAAGGAAAATCCACGATGACACGCAGAAATGATACGGTGCCACAAGCAGAATCTCTGGAAGTTACCACCCAAAGATCACCGATCTACATACCAGTCGCCGAGTTTGCTGACGGGGACATAGAAACCGCTGAAAGTCAAAATATAG GTACTCATCTCGCCAACCTGAATCATAACTACATAGCAGAAACGCGGCACAAAGTGGCATCCAGTCTGGCGGATGGAATCCCGATTTCGCCAGGTGAAGTGATCACCGCGAACAGTGACGTTATCATCGGCAAGCCAGGTAAAATGGCGCCCAGGCCTCCGCAAACGTACTTAGGTGACGAAGGACACATTGGCATGAAACCACCTCCGTTACCAGTTCCTAATATTCCGGTGCACCCAGTTCTCGAGGTTGTGGAGAATGATCGAGACGATTCGCAGTCGCAAGAAACGATTCAGTTCCACAAAGGACCTCAGATACAGATATACCCAGCGCACCAGGTTTATGAAGAACATCTGAAGATCCCGGTTTCAATACCTGTAGAAACGAATCCGGTGTTGATACCTAAACAACCTCAGAAATTGCATCCTGTTCAGTCATCGCCGCCGAAGAGACTGGGATCGAAGCAGGATGCCCTGGAAAATGATCCTCTGTTGAAGCCGCCCGACAGGCCAAACGTGGAACAGTACGCTAATCCTAATTCGAACTTGAAGGAGCCGGAATGGAGTCCTGAGAAATCGAGAAGACCTTGGAGCGCCAAGGATCCTGCGAAGTTTGGGGTGCCTCATCCACAATTTGATCAG AAAATGGACTCCGCGAAGCCACTGTTAGAGAAACCATGGCCAACGGTTTCAACTGAAGAGCAGAAGCGACCGTTATGGGCCCAGCAGGATCCTTTGATTCCAGGATCTTCTATTGTCATCCAAAGTTCGGAATCTAAACCCACGATATCAGAGCCTATTGTCCATCAAGTGCCTCATGTCATCGACAGATCCACAGGCCAGCCACTGTTAGTCAACATTCAACCCAGTCAGGTTGCCAATGTCGTGATTCCTCAAGGTGGCACTCAAGCTCTTATATTCGGCGATACGAGTGAACCCCACATAAGCGGACAATATTTCGATGATCCTTCGCCTTATCCGGAATCTGACATTGGTTTGGGATTCATGGGGATGCAAAGG GTAGAAGATCTGCAACAGTACCCCAATGGAAAAGATCCTGCAGACTATATGGTACCACCGTCTCCACCATTGAACTTCAGACCCCAGGAGAAACCAGGTTCTCCGAATCGACCAGCCTCCATTCCTCTATCACAGGACCGTTTCAAATACGAAAGGCCGCAAGACAAATTAGAAACCCCAGTCCTAAGACCCTCGAAGCTGCCAACGGACGTGCGCTTGATTAGACACTCCAACACTTCAAATGTTCTGGGTGGGCAAGGTCACATTCACACAGAGATCTTGATGCACCACCGACCAGAAACGGTGAACGTTCGTCCTCAAGGAGGATTGTACGCTCCGAGTCACGCGCATGCCCCACCTCGGGGACAATTCCCGAAGGTTCAGAAACCTGGCGAGTCCGGAAACCCACCTAGAAGAATAGAAGTGTCGACACCATCGGACAACTCCCATCGGTACATTTTGCTATCCAAGCCAGACTCGGGGAACGAAATTCTGTTGAACTCAAATTGGAAAGATAAGAAGCCAACGCGGATTCTAGTGAACAATAGACCGAGGCCGCGTCCGCCATTATGGTCCACGACGAACCGTCCTCTAGACAGGCCGATCTACGTGGAGAGGCCGAATATCAGGAAGCCTATTTTCAGTGGACCCCAGAGACCTCCACCGAAGACACAGAATCAGGGCACGTATGTACTTCCGCATCGTCCAATCATCAATTTGCAAATTCATCATGAACCTCCGAGGATATCAACTGCCAGGCCAAGCGATGACGATGAGGGCGCTACTGATAGGCAGCCTTCGTTTAGACCTCTTCag ATCGATCTCCAAGACAGACCACCGCATTTCTATCAAGAGAACAAAAGGCCATCCACTACTCCATTGAAACCACAAGCAGAATACAACGAGGAACACTTGCCCACTGGAGCTAAAGAGTACCACAATCCTTCGAACCCGAAAGTAAAGCCGGACGACCCTAAGTCAAGTGTGAACGGTCAGAAGATCGATCAAACGCTCCCTAACTCAGAAATGCCGTCAGAGTCCTGGCACAAAGATACTCAAGTGGATAAGACACTGGACTCCGAGATTGGAGCGTCCGAATACGTGAAATATCACAACCAGATAAAAGTGATTCAAGAACTTGAGAAATCGAAAGGCGAGGAAGGTGCCAACATTCCACGCAGTAACGTAACATTGCACGAGAACTCAGCATCTGGTAACATAGTGATTGGCAAGCCAGTGGGGTTGGATCAAACTCAAGAGCAAAAAGAGAAACCCATTTGGTTGAGTCCTGGAGTGCCATTTGGTCACAAGACCGAGGCTGCTCCTGGCCAGGTGATATCCTACGGACCAACATACTATAATACACGACCTAATGATATGGCGATCGTGCAGGGGAAGCCTTTCGGTGTTTACAACGGTCACAACGATCCGTCGCAATATGGTCCGAAGAGGAAGGAACCCAGGCCTGATTACGACATAGTGCAAGGGGTACACACGACTTACTATGGGAACAGAAAACCAAACGACAATCTACATTTGGAGGTGCAGACGTCGACAGCTAGACCCTATGATCGTGACGACACGATAGACCTAAGGCCACCAGCAATCATTCCCCATTTCGGGCCGGAAGTGGACAAACCCAGCAGGTACCCTAGGCCGCCTACTATAAACAAAGTTGAAACTAGGCCAGCGCTGTATCTGAGGCCAGAAACCGTGACCCATCCGTCTGAGAAGAAGCCTGGCCAGGTGAAGCAGCACGTCGAGGTGAAGCCAGAACCTGTGGAATCGCTTACGAATAGTACTCTAGCTCACGAAGTTAAAGCTAATAAGAGTCAGTCACAGTTGGGAGGCTTCGTGAACCTGAATCGGCAGGGTGCTACGAAGGCGCCCGATCAACGACTGGACGAATCAAGGCCAAGCGGACAGGAGTCTCACTCGAACAAGAGCGACACCATCGGAACTACCTTCAGAAACAGTAGCGTGTCTCAGAGACCTGACGTACATTTCCAATCTAACCTGGAGATCGCAAAGCCGACGTTCGAGAAAACTCGTCCTAAGGTGACGTATCCGGAGTACAGTCCTGGAACCAGGATTCATCCGGAGTATCCCCATATCATTACGAAACCTAGGCCACAGGTTCCAGGGCCAATAACCATCACAACAGGTAACATCAAGCCAGACACCAGGCCAAACATCAAATTTTCGCTGCCTGTCGAAGCTATAGGGCAGGAAGTGGACAGCAAGACGCAAACCGAGCGACCACCGAGCATGCTGATCACGGTGACCAATCTgaacgagaagaagaagaacgacGAATCCCTCGAGACTGCTTACCAGACCAACTTCGCGGTGGCGGGCGTAGACAAAGGCGATTCGATCGAGCACGAGACCAGGATCAGACCGGTCGAACCGTCTACTGGGGATGTGTTAGGTATCGAAGGAGTGCACGTGCCATCTAGGGACATGATGCCTCCACCTCTGAGACCTCCGGTGCTGAAccaatcaaataaaaatgaagaaGAGGATCTGAAGCCTCCGCCGATTCCTTCCCACGATGTTGTTGGACTGTCTCCGCCACCGGTTGACATCACAACAACTAGCGGCCCCATGGAAGACCGATTTCCCTTTGCAATCGCAAACGACTCTGGTCTGAAGCCTCCACCTAAGTATATCCCCTTGAAGGAAGCGTCTGTTGCTCCTCTGCCAAGCGTCAGCATGATTCCACCTAGCCCTAGACCCTCCGTTGCTAGGCCTTTCATTGTGGAACTGCTTTCTCAG GACATGGTACCACCACCGCCAGCGACGCAAACTACCAGACCTCTCGAAATAGCAACAATTAGGCCAGCAGTCGCAGTGTCTGGTTCGATACAAATCGCTACTGCCGTTGCAACCTCCCACATACCAGTCATCCACGATATCGAGTCGAAAATACCAATCATACATGGAACTGTTGATCTTCCAGTGGTCGTTGACGTTCCTGAGATTCTCAGGCCGGCTGAGACCAGGATGACAGAGCATGTTAGCATCTACACTGTTCGGCCGTTTGACACCAAGCCTGTGTCCAG AATATCTATACAACCAACGCCGATGGTGTCGACGAACCAAGTGATTCCAACAAAGCTAAAACCTCTGCAAGTGGACCACATTCAACCAAGCAGATCGTCGTCTAGCAGTCGAGACGTCGAGCCGACCAAGTCGTACACGTTCGATATACCCCGAAATCCTGTGAAGCGACCCGAGCACCCGGTATTTTTGGAATCCAGTCACGAGAATGTTTTGCCATCGAGCAGAGTGGAACCGACCGAATCTTTGACTCCTTCGACCACCGCGAGTCAAAAGAAGGATGAACGGTCGACGATGAAGAAGGACGAGAGCACGAAGGTGGCTACTCCGCAAGCAACGGAAGTCAAACGAAAGAACGAGACGACCATCAATGAATTACCTAGTGTGGTGACCAGGGTTGACAGTTCGATAACGAAGGTAACAAGCATGTTGCCGGACAAACATCAAGGAAAGATCGTGCCGGTGATTAAAATGACGAAGGACATTGCAACCAGTTCGACGCGCAAAGCTGTTAACGGTACCACTACGACCATGCAGATGAAGCCGAAAGAG GTGACGAGGTTCCAAACGTCGACGGTGACAAGAATCGAAACCTCGGTTCTGGGTTCTCCGCCGACAACCAGAACTCTGCTTATCACGCATACACTAACATCGACCACAGTCGAAACTGTGACCGAGACCTTGCTACGTCCGACGAGTGTGATATCGACGATAACGTCGACGATTCTGCAGTCGATCGTGACCAGAATACCGTCGACATATGAGAACGTGGTAGACAACGATTCCATCTTCGTAGTGATGAGCGACCAGAAGCCACCAGCGCCTGGGGCAGAAGAGGTAAAT GTCGAGGCTGAGTACGGTGACATTTCGAGGGACGAACAAGACCCGACCGGGAACGAGATTCACCAAGTCCTGGCTGGCGGTGTTCTTGGAGCACCTGTGGTGTCTTTCCAACCTGTTACTAATCAGTGCACACCCGAGTGTAGGGCTTCCAGAGCTGAGATTTGTGCAGAAGTTGAGGGCGAGATGAGATGTATCTGTCGACCTGGATTCGCCAGAATGTTCCCTGATCGGCCCTGCAAAc CAACCTACACCTACACCCTACGAGTTGGCCTAGACCGCATCGGGCACGAACCGGTGAATTACGAATTCAAGATGAACGACACGACATCACCAACTTACAAAAGACTGTTAGGTCCGACTAAGGATGCATTAGATAGGACTCTGATGCAGAGCGATCTGAGAGATATTTACAGGGGCTTGAAGATAGCCGGTTTCACGCCTGATCCAACGAAAGTTGAATTCCACGTTCAGCTCAGCGACAACGCCAATGAGACAAGATTAAAAGAAGTTCTTCAGAAATACTTGATCGGAAGCAATTACAGCTTGGGAGGCACCGAGGTCTATGCGTCGAAGAATCTCGAGATG ATTGATGCAATCGATTTCGACGAATGCATAACAGAGGAAGGAGGTCCTCACCATGACTGTTCACCAAACGCGGCTTGCTTCAACTTACGAGGTTCCTATCAATGTTCCTGCAGGGAGGGCTGGGCTGATCTGTCTGAAAATCCAGCCTATCCTGGACGTTTGTGCTCTCAGGCCCCATTAGGCTGCCCTAGCTGTAATAATAAGGGACACTGTGTCACGAACACCAATGGACAAGAAGTCTGCGAGTGCTTCCCATGGCACAGTGGTCAACGCTGCCAAGTAAATCTCAAAG TGCTACTGATAGCTCTGGTTACGACCGGGGCAATATTGCTGGGTCTTCTGGCGGTGTGCGTGGGTATGGCGTGTTTCCGTCACCCCAGCCGAAAACGGCAGGCCGGCGACAGAAGAGCTATGATTCCTGGAACAGGCGGTGACACCAGCAGCGAAGGCAGTGCCACGGATCTGGCGATTCCCCATCATGTGCCGCACGTTCTGCCGCCTCCGCCGCAGATGATAGCACCCTTGCCGCCGACCAAGCGACCGGCTCGCAAGATCACCGGAAAACCTCGGCAGCCGCCGAGAAAAGCCACTATGGTTTCTGCTTCAG TGCCAGTAAACGACGAACAACGAGATCGTTCACTCACTGTGATGATTCCCCGTGCTAAATACAGATCAGCGCCCCAATCTCCACAAAATTACAAGTCTGGAATGAGCACGTTCTCAACAGAGGAGCACAAACTGCTCAGTTACCTCGACAACGGCACGCACAATACCGGAAACAGAAAACAAAGTATAACCAGCATGAAAGACTGCAAGGAGGCCGATGTGCAGGTCATCAGAACTCCGGCAACACCAACTGGCGCCCTCGTCAGCGCTGGTTTCCAG GTCTCTGCAACGGTGACTCGAATAATGGACGCTGACTCGACGTTAGCTCGATCATGCGGCGAGACCACAGTGGAAACGGCGACCAAGGTTCTACGAACGACTGATCCAGGTGATCTCGGGTCGACTCTGCCTCGCTCCTGCGGAGAGACAACCATCCAGGCGCCCACGAAGTTGCTGAGACTCGATTTAGGGGAGGCCGGTTCTACTCTGGCTAGGTCTTGCGGAGAGACAACGATCCAACCGCCGACCAAAGTCGCTGACGCTCGGAGGAGCAGTATCAAGGATAACAGAGACAACAGAGACACCCGGGACA